The region AAGAAACTTTTGTGAACCAAGTTTAGCAATAATATCATTGTCTCCGTCTTTAGCTATGAGTGCTTCATCTTTAGTCATATACTGAGAAAATGAACGAACAACATCATGCATGTGGCAAACCGATAATTCAACATACGATTTATCTGGCTCTATAAGGTTCCTAGATACTAACTCCTTGTAGTAATTTCTTCCCAGTTCTTCTAAATCACCGGAGTTTCCATGAATAAATCCTTCGCTTATCCACATTTCCACGACTTGCTCCATATGAAAATTTCTACTTTTAGGAAGAAAATAATAGTATAAAAAGCACTGCTTCAGGTAAGAAGGCATATATTCATAGCTTAAGTATACTGTGTGGTTGAGATCATTGGGCATTTTAGTTGTTGACCATTTGGAATCATCCAAAACATGCTGCCAGTCACGACGTAGCCCCCCTCTTTCACGCAAGAGTCCTCCCATCACTTTAATAGCAATTGGTAAACAACCACATTTCTGTATAATTTTCAGTCCGATATCCTTTAGCGTattgatgtgatcttcatctatctCAGTTGAGCATACCTGCGAACATACAATACAAGGGACCAATACATTTAATTAAATATGTACCAAGATCCTCTAAGGCACTCAGTTTTACTTCGTCTGTAAACTATTGTGATCTAAAGCATCCTATATTAGTTTATGGGGGGATACCTCTTAAGAGGACTAGTTGATGTATCTATCCATTTATCAAGGTATGTTTGGTTATGTACAGGAAGTGCATGCCAAAAAGAATGGTTATTAATTTATTTAGTATTTACTTATCTTTCTCCGACATACCGAAGATTTCTGCAGTGGCTTCCACATGTAACTTACATACTTTATGCGTAGATAACATTTTTTATTTCCCTTCCATTTTACAAGATGGAACACACTGCTGGAAGAATATACTTGGACACTACTCTCTCATCTCTGTTTATAGGAAGTAACTCCAAATTTAGGAGAAATCATATGTTTTATTCATTTTCATATTGTATGATAACAAGAAATTATCTTATCTCTCAAGTCTCTAAAATGCATAATACTACGCCAAACATTAATTAGTAAATTTGCATGCAATTTTTTTAGCAAAATTCCTGCCAACTTCTAGTCTAGTTATTTTGGTGCTATATTCTTTTGTTGTACTGTCAGGGGTTCACCGAAATTATTATTATTCTGTCTTGAAATaacttttcatatatataatgtcctATGACACTGTTGAGTAGTTGCGCACTTAGATCTTCATCCCATATGTTGGAAAACGAGACTAGATATTCACAAAAGGTTACTTACTACATGAATATACGACACAGGTAAACATGATACATATATAATTATCCAAATTCTTAATTATTTCTCAAGCTTGAATAAGCAAAATCTAGGTGTCTTTCAATGTATCTCAATAGTTTTGTGGCATATTTCCTTGTTTGGCACCATGCTTTGTTGGCACTTGCAAAGTAATCTTAGCCTTACAAAATTACTGACAACCTCTTATCTCCAAGAGATAATAGTACATAGAAGTCACTAAATTACATGTAATAATTAATGGCTCATTAATTTGGGAGAATTCTAACATTTCTTGTACtacctccgtctgggtttattaggCCCCCTTGTATTTTGTGCCAGATTTTGACCATCTATATTATTAAAATATATAAATTACATGATACAAAAATTACACCATTATATTTGTGTTTGAAAGAGCtttccaacaatataatttttgtgacatatagtttacattttattagttaaatttgcaagtgaaactttagcacaaaatacaatggggcctaataaacccggatggagggagtaattaACTACATAGTAATGTTAGTAAGTAGATGAAGATAATGAAAGATATTAGAGTTTAATTAAGAAAAGACCTGCTTCTTGAGCAATGACCAAGCATCCTCAGGCACTAATGTGTCGACATGGTGGTACGGCCATATAGCTCTCATCCCTCGGGCAACACCTTCATCTCTGGTAGTGACAAGGACTCGGCTGCCTGAAGCAGCAACATTAACTAAGGGTATTTTCAGCACGTCATCCCATGCTCTATGGTTCCACACATCATCCATTACCAAAAAGGTCTTGTGGTCAATCAATGTGTtcttgagggtttcatgaagggtGGTCTTTGCACTTTCCGGCGGTTGGGCATCTCCTCCAGCTTCAATGATGGCCCTTCTCAGCAGATCAACATGACTGAAGTTATGGTTGACGCTCAACCATATCTTTTTGCTGAATTCACCTTGGATTGCCTCATCATTGAAGACCTTCTGGGCGAGGGTGGTCTTGCCGATCCCACCAACACCTACGATAGCAACCACCTTGATGCTATTGTTGACATCCTTTCGCGTCTGCATGATTTGGGTCACCAGTGCTCTTGTGTCTTCCTCGACCTTGTCTCCAACAATAGCCGACCGGTCAAAGTCCCCTACCTTCTCCTGGCTTGGATTACCATGGTGAGAGGCATGGATGTTGCTGCAATGATCCTCataggcactacctcatctacttcccaaaacccacatattagtcAGAtcttaatcatgcaattgtttgaggattgatttaatgcaataaaactgggtagtaaaaaggtaCGATCAAAGTGTTAATAGCCGGCTGGATCGATACGATCCATGGAGGCGTAAGCATACAGGTTAGCTAATTAATTTTCTGGCTCATGTAACAGCCAAGCATAATACGTGGGGATGCTAGCAGTAAGGCCAGCTTTGGCTCAAAACAAAACAAACCCCAGAAAACATAGTCGTCAGCTATTTTGGCTTCCCCTTTTTCTTCAAGTAGTGTTTTTTCTTCCAAATGGAAATGCTTCCATAACAAAAGAGACAAAAATACAACACATATATTTGCAGATAACAAATGTGATCAACCAAGAATTCCATGGCAACGAGCACCACCATCATCTCGGTACAATAGCATGAAAATTCATGTGGCATAAATTGGAAGTCAATATGATGGCTATTTTCACCACATAACAGAGAAGCAATGTAATAGCAGGCCTAGTTAACAAACAATCTACTCTTGGTCAATGGATTCAGTGAGATAAATGAATTACTTTCCCCACATAAACAAGAAAATTCCAAGGAACCAACAGGAACATCTTATTAAACTAGTAGTCTCTTAACTAACTAGCAGATCTCACAAATTTTACACTGCTAGACTCGCACGGtcagagaagaaaaaaataaatagccaGCAGTGCTAGTCTATCATTGGCTGTAACATGCGGGTATCAGGAAAGGAAGTGGCCACGTTTTCTGCATCAGGTTCAGTCCAGGAAAATTTGAGAGCCCCTGGGGAACTATGCTAGAGCAGAGCAATCATCActtggaaagaaaagaaaaaacagagcGAGAGGGTCAACCTTCTTGTTCTGTGCACAATCATGGTGGGCGGCGCGGACGACCTCGCTGTCGAGCTAGCCCAGCTCGTCGGGCTCGAGCGTGGGATCCCAGTCGTTGCCGTCCATGGAACTGGAGAGGCGGAGAGCTCCTGTTCATCTGAATCGAAGCAAAAAAAATCGATTGGGGATGAGAGagagagatatatatatataatgaaggAATCAAGGAGAGATGAGACGAGGGGGAAAGTAGGGAGGGACATTGTGCGGggcatggtcgtcgccggcgaggtccagcTTAGGCCTCCTGTAGGTCATGGTCATCGTCCTCTGCTAGTCCGTCGCTTGCTGCTCTGAATCTCCGGATGGCGAGGCAGCTTCGCGGCCTGGGAGACGGAGGAGGGAAGCCCCTAGTGAGATCCATCGTTGGCCGCCGCTTCCATGGGGCCGCTGCAACCGCCGTCGCCATGGATCTCGGGCCGCCATCATCGGTTGGAGGCGGGGAGGTGGAGGCGGAGGACGGGGATGAGGAGACGAGAGGCGTGGCGGCGGAGGACAGGGATGAGGAGAGGCAACGTGTGGCAGCGGTGGATGGAGAAAGAGACTGGGGACGGGGAAGTGTGTTAGGGTTAGCTTTTATACGGGGAAAAGTTTAGGGCTTTAGGCTGGCTTTTTCGCGGGCTTGCGGAGGTGTAGTAGGCCGTTCATGACGGATTTCAAAACTGTCAACAGAAATCCGTCATgcattaacaggtttcttgtagtgagACGAGCAAAAAAGAATCCGCCTTTGCACCCCTGGCCCACCCCCAGCATCAAGACCCAATAGGTCGGCCAACACTGGCATCCATCGACCCATCCTGCAACCCGGAGCGCGAGACGAGATTGGTCCTGCAGCACCGTGGGGCGGGGACGAGGTCAGTCCTGCTACACCGTGCGCGAGAAGAGCTCGGTCCGACGGCActatgcgcgagacgagctcggtcctgctgcaccgggcgcgagacgagcgatggaccgTAGCTGGGAAAGGGACAGCCCTTTGAAGGGAGTAGCGACCGAGCGCCGAGGATATGGAGTGAAGGCCGAAACGGTCCGATCGCAGACAAGCCGATGCCGGAGAAGCTAGCCGCCGCCGCAAGCAGATCCGCCAAGCCACCATGGAACCGCCACGACACTGGGAGTCCATCAGCCGGACATCCACAGGtcgccgcccacggccggagcaACGGCCACGCCCGGCCGCTGCCCTACCCACGTCGCCCGGCGAGCTCATAGCCCGCCGGGCacgcaccaccgccaccacgcgCCGCCGGCCGACCCCCACCACCAGATCCGGCTGGATCCAGCAGGGGGCCGACCGCGCGCCACCTCCCGAGATGGGAGCGCCGCAGCCGCCCCGCCACGCACGAGGCCTAGGGCACCGGCGCGCCGCCACCAGCCGGCTGCCCCGCGAGCCCGCCGCCGAGCTGCTGAACCCCGCGAAGTCCAGCACCGCAGCTCGAGGAGGCCGCCCCGCGCCGGCGTCCCACGAGCAGGGGGGAGAAGGGCCCCGCGGCCGCCGCGCCCACCGGGCTTTGCCCGACGGAGCTCACCGACGACGGTGGGGGGAAGGGGAGGAAGGAGTGACCGAGGCGCAGCAGGAGCGCCCCCCCCCTCCCGGCACGCGCGGGCGCGCCGTGNNNNNNNNNNAAAGTTGGAATCAACATGGTGACGGAATTTACAAAGGCATAATACTACTTGAACAGATCAACCTGATCACTAGAACAAATTCAAATTTATACCTTCAGCTCCGATCCAGGCACGGACAATCTGCAAGCCAGAGCAAGTGCCTGACAATTCTCCTCCATGTCAATCACGCCCGTCAGTTGACTGTATGTATCTTTTCAGTGTTACTCCACTTGTTCAGTTGAAAAAAAAATGACACTTATTTTATGAAAAACGGTTCAGAAGTAGACTTGCTCTCCGAATCAGATATGTGTCTCCTGCAAAATTAcacaaaaactactccctccgttcctaaatatttgtctttctagagatttcaactagtgactacatacggagcaaaatgagtgaatctatactaaaatatgtctatatacatccgtatgtggtagtccatttgaaactctaaaaagacaaatatttaggaacggagggagtacaagatgcaTAAGCCATGCACACTACTTTAACCACGACACTTGAATAAATTACAAGCTGCATACAAAAACAACTCTTGTGAATAAATTACAAATCTCACACGACACTTTAACCACGACAAACCTGAGGATGGAACAAGGATGGATGTCGCCCGTCCTCATAAAGCTTTGGTTGGTTCTGTTCTGTTCCATGTTGGATCACTAGTCTGAATTGCTGCCCGTAGTTGATCTTGGGAGGATTCAGATTCACCTTCCACGGCTTAAGGCAGCCAGTTCTGTCCTCTTCTACAACCACTTGGCAAGATCTACAACTCTGGATTCGGTCAACTGTCAGTTGATCACTCTGCTCATCTCTGAGTAGCCAGGGACAGTCAACACGTTACCACAGCTACTACaactgaattaattaattaattaataaatcaTGCCCAAACACCTGTCATCTCATGTATAAACATCCAGGCTGCAGAAACTCAAGAAAAGAAATGACAAATAGTCTTTAATATCCATGCAGCCACGCTATGAATCTCTctcctatttttttttcttttttgcgggaTATATGAATCGCTCTCTCAGTGCATAGATAGAAGTAGAGGTAGAACTACAAATAGTCTGTCAATACTATACAACATACACAATACTTAACTTTCCGGGAAGACATGGAAACACCCAAGGAAAAATAAATTCCTGATCCAACTTTTAATACATGTTGCGGCATCGCTCTGCCTCCATTACAATCCTTTTTTGCGCGAATATTAAATttgtgcttccacgagaagcacatATTATCTTTTTGTAGAGCCACCGATTTGCTTCCGTGAGAAGCACTCTCTGTCTCCCAAAAATAAAATTCCatgattttttttttgctttcACTAGAAAAACATATTTGCTTACAAatttgcttccacgagaagcacaaCTATGCCACTCGGAAGGGGGAAAATCGTGTTTTTTTATGTGCTTCCACAAGAAGCATTGTTGCTTCCATGCAAAGTGAAAACAAATCCGTCAATttttttgcttccacgagaagcacatATTTGGTTCCTCATGGAGGCAGTTGTTcctctcgaaaagggaaaaaaTGCTGAATTTTTTTCTTTGCGTGATTTTTTCATGAAGGCATATAGTTGTTTCCACGAGAAGCAGAACTTTGCCTCTTCTAAAGGGAAAAAAGTGGCCACGACAGTGGGAGCTCCAGGAAATCCGCGAATGGGGGTGGTGGCAGGCGGATCGGGCGAGCGGCGGCGGGTCAAGGATGCGCCGGCGGACGATGACACGCGGGCGTGGCGCTGCGGATCGGCGGCGGGGATCTCCGGCCACCGCGTCCGGCCATTGGCAGGAGAGGGGGAGGGCAGGGGAGGGCAGGGGACGCGGCAGCGGCGGgccgagggggagaagaggaggcagaggaggcgaAGAGAGGAAGAGGAAATTTTACTCGACCGCCTCGAGCCAGAGTAAATGTACTCGTTGGATAAGGGATGGAGTATATTTTTTTACTCCACTAACCGGGATAAAGGGATCGGCTAGGTCCGACATAGAGGAGATAAAACAAAATTATACTTTCTTATGGCGGGATAAGGGATTGGTTAGACATGCCCTTATATGGTGGATGCACAAGGATTTGAATCTATGTACAAACCGAGAAGAAGTACCTTTAGTTATGTCTGTAGCTTGGTGAGGATCCCATTTTTGGAACAGATGATGTCAATGGATCACACCTTTGTTGATGGGAGACTGTTGTCTTTACAAGATGGAATATCCATTCCTCCACGGATGCTAAACTCGGGTGAGCCATCGCAAACCATAGGATCCTGGCTTGCTGTGAAAAGTCAACCATCTCCCAGGTAACACATGTGCAGTAGTGAACCTGAACTTACCACACAAGATCTTGTCAAGTTCCAACTTGCAGTTTACTTGTTAACTTGGGTTTTGGTGAGATATAGGCAGTTGGATTCATACAAAATTGATCCACTCGACAGGACNNNNNNNNNNNNNNNNNNNNNNNNNNNNNNNNNNNNNNNNNNNNNNNNNNNNNNNNNNNNNNNNNNNNNNNNNNNNNNNNNNNNNNNNNNNNNNNNNNNNNNNNNNNNNNNNNNNNNNNNNNNNNNNNNNNNNNNNNNNNNNNNNNNNNNNNNNNNNNNNNNNNNNNNNNNNNNNNNNNNNNNNNNNNNNNNNNNNNNNNNNNNNNNNNNNNNNNNNNNNNNNNNNNNNNNNNNNNNNNNNNNNNNNNNNNNNNNNNNNNNNNNNNNNNNNNNNNNNNNNNNNNNNNNNNNNNNNNNNNNNNNNNNNNNNNNNNNNNNNNNNNNNNNNNNNNNNNNNNNNNNNNNNNNNNNNNNNNNNNNNNNNNNNNNNNNNNNNNNNNNNNNNNNNNNNNNNNNNNNNNNNNNNNNNNNNNNNNNNNNNNNNNNNNNNNNNNNNNNNNNNNNNNNNNNNNNNNNNNNNNNNNNNNNNNNNNNNNNNNNNNNNNNNNNNNNNNNNNNNNNNNNNNNNNNNNNNNNNNNNNNNNNNNNNNNNNNNNNNNNNNNNNNNNNNNNNNNNNNNNNNNNNNNNNNNNNNNNNNNNNNNNNNNNNNNNNNNNNNNNNNNNNNNNNNNNNNNNNNNNNNNNNNNNNNNNNNNNNNNNNNNNNNNNNNNNNNNNNNNNNNNNNNNNNNNNNNNNNNNNNNNNNNNNNNNNNNNNNNNNNNNNNNNNNNNNNNNNNNNNNNNNNNNNNNNNNNNNNNNNNNNNNNNNNNNNNNNNNNNNNNNNNNNNNNNNNNNNNNNNNNNNNNNNNNNNNNNNNNNNNNNNNNNNNNNNNNNNNNNNNNNNNNNNNNNNNNNNNNNNNNNNNNNNNNNNNNNNNNNNNNNNNNNNNNNNNNNNNNNNNNNNNNNNNNNNNNNNNNNNNNNNNNNNNNNNNNNNNNNNNNNNNNNNNNNNNNNNNNNNNNNNNNNNNNNNNNNNNNNNNNNNNNNNNNNNNNNNNNNNNNNNNNNNNNNNNNNNNNNNNNNNNNNNNNNNNNNNNNNNNNNNNNNNNNNNNNNNNNNNNNNNNNNNNNNNNNNNNNNNNNNNNNNNNNNNNNNNNNNNNNNNNNNNNNNNNNNNNNNNNNNNNNNNNNNNNNNNNNNNNNNNNNNNNNNNNNNNNNNNNNNNNNNNNNNNNNNNNNNNNNNNNNNNNNNNNNNNNNNNNNNNNNCGAAGTGCAACAGGCCACAGTAgcgagaacaagtttgcacaaggaGAAAGAAAACAAGCAGCAGAATTCTTTTTTTGAGCGTGAACGGCAGGTGCTCTGCCTTTGCATTATAGAAGAGGAAAAATGGTCCAGTTAATAGGGAAATCGGACCCGAAAACCATACAACACGCGGTTAATATGGGAAACCGGCAAAAACCACACCCAACAACTCATGGCACATCATCTGTGCCGGAAACAAGAGCCCCCAGACCTAGGAACGGAGGCCATGCCTTGTATCCAACAAAGACGAACTCCGCAAAAACCCAGAAACTCTCTACAATGGCAGCACACCGAAGTGCACCCTCGCAACAGAAGTGGTCAAGCATTGGCCTGAACTAATGCGCGCACCGCCTCGATCGCCTTGGGTGTGTGTTCCTTCTTGTACATCTGCAGATAGTGTTGCATCTTCTCATTCAGGTCTTCCTCAGATCCTTTTCCTTTGCTCTTGAGTGTTGGAACCTCTCCAAAGGCCTCCGCCCGCCTATACTCCGCGCGCTTGGCTACAGGAATGTCACAATCTTTGTTTTTCTTGTCCAAACGGCAGCTTCGTCGCTCTAAGAGAGAAGGGGCAGCCTCTCCCACCTGCAAAACTTGCGGCGAGCTCGACACAGTGAGAGCAAGCTCTTCGAGGAACTCCCCCCACGGAGAGGAGGCTCTCCCAAGAGGCTCATCTGCATCCATCTGGATCAGCTCCTTTGAAGGCTTCCCGGTGCAAGGTGCACTGAAAACCTTCGGCTCCTCCAGTGTCGACTGCTCAACAGGCTCCACCTCAGACATAACCATGTCAAAACAAGAAAACACCTTGGCCCGCTCCTCCACGCCTTGACTCACCATCCCAGGTAGGACAGAAGCCAAGTCAGGAGGATCATCTTCGAGCATGACCTTTTCCAAGGCAGGCGGATCATCGACGGACTGAGCCTTCTCACTCAACTCAGCTGAGCAGCCAGCCACAACAAGCGCACTACAATCCTCACCAACGGCCACAGCAGGAGGAGCAGATTCAACATTGGCAAGGTCTTGGCTGCCCCTGATAGCTTCCATAGGTTCCCATAGGCTTGAGACTTGAGCAGTCCAACTCTCCACAACAGCAACCAAGTCTTGAAGAGGCTTGAAGAGCACCTCAAGACGAGCAGCGAACAAGGCCTGTAGCTCAGTGCCGAGTGCCTCCGCCTGAGCTGCAAGGAGAGGCCGCAAGGGCTTCAAAACAGCAGGAGGCACGACGGGGTCAGCCGCCGGCACGACACCATCGGTTGCAGGGCTGTCTTTATGAGAAACCACCGAAGCCCAAGTGCGACTAGGTCGATGAAGTGGGGCTGGAGGCGATCCGCTGCAGGGGAGAGGCCGCTGATGACGAGGCCCGGTAGGCGCGAGGGGGGGGGGGACGACGAGGTTCTGAACCGGCAGGATGCCGTGCCAAGCACTCCCGCTCGCGATGGCCGGAGTGGCCACATCCCAAGCACCGGACAGGGCCGCGGCAGCCCGCGACGAAGTGGTCCGACGCCAAGCACCGAAAGCAGAGGCCGAAAGTCCTATGCTTGAAAGTGCGAGGCAGTCCAGCATCCTTCCTGGGAGGGGGAGCAGCCACCTTCTccaggctcgggcggcgccgtctccCAACCTTCACCCAAGCCGGGGCACCCGAGGCCAGAGCGGTGGGCGCCGGGGTCGGAGCCGCAGGGGCCGGAGCGACCAGGTCCGGGGCGGCCGGGGCCAGAGCGGCGGGCGTCGGGGTCGGAGCCGCAGGGGCCGGAGCGGCCGACGCCGCGGCCGGAGCCGCAGGGGCCGGAGCGGCCGGCGCCGGTGCCAGAGCAGCAGGGACCGGAGCggcgggcgccggggccgaagcggcCAGGTCCNNNNNNNNNNNNNNNNNNNNNNNNNNNNNNNNNNNNNNNNNNNNNNNNNNNNNNNNNNNNNNNNNNNNNNNNNNNNNNNNNNNNNNNNNNNNNNNNNNNNNNNNNNNNNNNNNNNNNNNNNNNNNNNNNNNNNNNNNNNNNNNNNNNNNNNNNNNNNNNNNNNNNNNNNNNNNNNNNNNNNNNNNNNNNNNNNNNNNNNNNNNNNNNNNNNNNNNNNNNNNNNNNNNNNNNNNNNNNNNNNNNNNNNNNNNNNNNNNNNNNNNNNNNNNNNNNNNNNNNNNNNNNNNNNNNNNNNNNNNNNNNNNNNNNNNNNNNNNNNNNNNNNNNNNNNNNNNNNNNNNNNNNNNNNNNNNNNNNNNNNNNNNNNNNNNNNNNNNNNNNNNNNNNNNNNNNNNNNNNNNNNNNNNNNNNNNNNNNNNNNNNNNNNNNNNNNNNNNNNNNNNNNNNNNNNNNNNNNNNNNNNNNNNNNNNNNNNNNNNNNNNNNNNNNNNNNNNNNNNNNNNNNNNNNNNNNNNNNNNNNNNNNNNNNNNNNNNNNNNNNNNNNNNNNNNNNNNNNNNNNNNNNNNNNNNNNNNNNNNNNNNNNNNNNNNNNNNNNNNNNNNNNNNNNNNNNNNNNNNNNNNNNNNNNNNNNNNNNNNNNNNNNNNNNNNNNNNNNNNNNNNNNNNNNNNNNNNNNNNNNNNNNNNNNNNNNNNNNNNNNNNNNNNNNNNNNNNNNNNNNNNNNNNNNNNNNNNNNNNNNNNNNNNNNNNNNNNNNNNNNNNNNNNNNNNNNNNNNNNNNNNNNNNNNNNNNNNNNNNNNNNNNNNNNNNNNNNNNNNNNNNNNNNNNNNNNNNNNNNNNNNNNNNNNNNNNNNNNNNNNNNNNNNNNNNNNNNNNNNNNNNNNNNNNNNNNNNNNNNNNNNNNNNNNNNNNNNNNNNNNNNNNNNNNNNNNNNNNNNNNNNNNNNNNNNNNNNNNNNNNNNNNNNNNNNNNNNNNNNNNNNNNNNNNNNNNNNNNNNNNNNNNNNNNNNNNNNNNNNNNNNNNNNNNNNNNNNNNNNNNNNNNNNNNNNNNNNNNNNNNNNNNNNNNNNNNNNNNNNNNNNNNNNNNNNNNNNNNNNNNNNNNNNNNNNNNNNNNNNNNNNNNNNNNNNNNNNNNNNNNNNNNNNNNNNNNNNNNNNNNNNNNNNNNNNNNNNNNNNNNNNNNNNNNNNNNNNNNNNNNNNNNNNNNNNNNNNNNNNNNNNNNNNNNNNNNNNNNNNNNNNNNNNNNNNNNNNNNNNNNNNNNNNNNNNNNNNNNNNNNNNNNNNNNNNNNNNNNNNNNNNNNNNNNNNNNNNNNNNNNNNNNNNNNNNNNNNNNNNNNNNNNNNNNNNNNNNNNNNNNNNNNNNNNNNNNNNNNNNNNNNNNNNNNNNNNNNNNNNNNNNNNNNNNNNNNNNNNNNNNNNNNNNNNNNNNNNNNNNNNNNNNNNNNNNNNNNNNNNNNNNNNNNNNNNNNNNNNNNNNNNNNNNNNNNNNNNNNNNNNNNNNNNNNNNNNNNNNNNNNNNNNNNNNNNNNNNNNNNNNNNNNNNNNNNNNNNNNNNNNNNNNNNNNNNNNNNNNNNNNNNNNNNNNNNNNNNNNNNNNNNNNNNNNNNNNNNNNNNNNNNNNNNNNNNNNNNNNNNNNNNNNNNNNNNNNNNNNNNNNNNNNNNNNNNNNNNNNNNNNNNNNNNNNNNNNNNNNNNNNNNNNNNNNNNNNNNNNNNNNNNNNNNNNNNNNNNNNNNNNNNNNNNNNNNNNNNNNNNNNNNNNNNNNNNN is a window of Triticum dicoccoides isolate Atlit2015 ecotype Zavitan chromosome 2B, WEW_v2.0, whole genome shotgun sequence DNA encoding:
- the LOC119361505 gene encoding putative disease resistance RPP13-like protein 1, coding for MTMTYRRPKLDLAGDDHAPHNELSASPVPWTATTGIPRSSPTSWASSTARSSAPPTMIVHRTRSNIHASHHGNPSQEKVGDFDRSAIVGDKVEEDTRALVTQIMQTRKDVNNSIKVVAIVGVGGIGKTTLAQKVFNDEAIQGEFSKKIWLSVNHNFSHVDLLRRAIIEAGGDAQPPESAKTTLHETLKNTLIDHKTFLVMDDVWNHRAWDDVLKIPLVNVAASGSRVLVTTRDEGVARGMRAIWPYHHVDTLVPEDAWSLLKKQVCSTEIDEDHINTLKDIGLKIIQKCGCLPIAIKVMGGLLRERGGLRRDWQHVLDDSKWSTTKMPNDLNHTVYLSYEYMPSYLKQCFLYYYFLPKSRNFHMEQVVEMWISEGFIHGNSGDLEELGRNYYKELVSRNLIEPDKSYVELSVCHMHDVVRSFSQYMTKDEALIAKDGDNDIIAKLGSQKFLRLSIETSESQSVELDWKLLQVHQSARTLISTIQIKMMPGDSLVTFSSLRALHIESADMVVLLESLHQLKHMRYLALVNADISVLPGNIGQIKLLQFLDLFGCTKLVSLPHSIVKLDQLRLLSLPQASMVPRGFSGLTNMRRLNIFRAHMDGDWGSLDELGPISQLRVLELTELENVSAASFAANARIGEKMHLIRLYLNCTSKLGDDGLVNEKESVSEEEQQRIEKVFDKLCPPHGVEYLHIYGYFARQLPRWMMSTSMVPLDNLK